A part of Funiculus sociatus GB2-C1 genomic DNA contains:
- a CDS encoding HEAT repeat domain-containing protein — protein MSHPSLKEIGEQLESPNSRDRMIALASLRQVAPDEAVPLIKKVLNDENLQIRSMAVFALGVKPTEECFPILAKLLETDPDYGIRADAAGALGYLADIRGFEPLVRAFYEDTDWLVRFSAAVSLGNLKDPRAFEVLMRALDGPEVVLQQAAIAALGEIKAVESVDKILRFAQSEDWLVRQRLAEALGHLKSDKSISALNYLEKDSHPQVSAAATISLKRLAENQ, from the coding sequence ATGAGTCATCCCAGTTTAAAAGAGATTGGCGAACAGTTAGAAAGTCCAAATTCACGCGATCGCATGATTGCTCTTGCTTCGTTGCGTCAAGTTGCACCAGACGAGGCAGTGCCTTTAATTAAAAAAGTTTTAAATGACGAAAATCTGCAAATTCGTTCAATGGCAGTATTTGCACTAGGTGTAAAACCGACCGAAGAATGCTTTCCAATTTTGGCAAAGTTGTTAGAAACAGATCCGGATTACGGTATCCGGGCTGATGCGGCTGGTGCGTTAGGTTATCTAGCCGATATCAGAGGATTTGAACCTTTGGTAAGAGCTTTCTACGAAGATACAGATTGGTTAGTGCGGTTCAGTGCTGCTGTTAGTTTAGGCAATTTAAAAGACCCCCGCGCCTTTGAGGTGCTAATGCGGGCATTAGATGGCCCAGAAGTAGTATTGCAACAAGCAGCGATCGCAGCCTTGGGAGAAATCAAAGCAGTAGAATCTGTAGATAAAATTCTCCGCTTTGCTCAGTCAGAAGATTGGCTGGTTCGTCAGCGTTTAGCAGAAGCCTTGGGACACCTGAAGAGTGATAAGAGTATATCAGCTCTTAATTACTTAGAAAAAGATAGCCATCCCCAAGTTTCTGCTGCTGCCACTATTTCCCTCAAGCGCTTGGCAGAAAATCAGTAA
- a CDS encoding methyltransferase domain-containing protein, with the protein MQSVTEPNDWENRYQAGTTPWDLGEAAPPLESLLNSSQLPVGRAVVLGCGRGYDALLFARYGFETIGVDLAPSAIASATSLANATGSTAQFLQRDIFELPAEFLKLFDYAVEHTCFCAISPEQRPAYVQLVSSLLKPKGELIGLFFTHNRPGGPPFGVTPAEIRHYFETDFEILSLEPVTNSIPKRQGEEHLGRFRLK; encoded by the coding sequence ATGCAATCAGTGACTGAACCTAATGATTGGGAAAATCGCTACCAAGCAGGAACAACTCCTTGGGATTTAGGTGAGGCAGCACCGCCTTTGGAAAGTCTCCTAAATTCGTCTCAACTTCCTGTTGGTCGCGCAGTTGTTCTCGGCTGCGGTCGCGGTTATGATGCCTTGCTATTTGCTCGTTATGGCTTTGAAACAATCGGGGTTGATTTGGCACCGAGTGCGATCGCATCCGCAACATCTTTGGCTAATGCCACTGGTAGCACCGCCCAATTTTTGCAACGCGATATTTTTGAATTACCAGCGGAGTTTCTAAAACTTTTTGACTACGCCGTTGAGCATACTTGCTTCTGCGCCATCTCCCCCGAACAGCGTCCAGCCTACGTGCAATTAGTAAGCTCTTTGTTGAAGCCTAAAGGAGAATTGATTGGCTTATTTTTCACCCATAATCGTCCGGGTGGCCCTCCTTTTGGTGTAACACCCGCAGAAATTCGCCACTACTTTGAGACAGATTTTGAAATTCTTTCCTTAGAACCAGTGACAAATTCCATACCAAAACGTCAAGGCGAAGAACATTTGGGACGCTTTCGCCTTAAGTAA
- a CDS encoding alpha-mannosidase → MTDSKTPFISQPCSRQISEAIEKLYALTQANVKLHWRYCTADIPVSEALDAEWNNWQVVQPNAKEHIAWSGGRQVLWLAQQFLIPQDLSGFPLTGLALRLVLTWWADSAQIFVNGKLVQEGDLFDCSTRVLLSPSVTPGEVITVVLRLVSPGHDDGALVNSLCVYESTLEPGFVASELAVLHRYLEEAPEKLEILAAAVSQIDWEALPDGQKFMRSLSTLRENLLHWTRGINRRGTESAEGREAVICLVGHAHLDLAWLWPVGETWVAAQRTFESVLGLQQEFPNLTFCHSTPALYGWIEQHRPDLFSAIQQQVAAGRWEVVGGMWVEPELNLISGESIVRQLLYGQRYVQEKFGQVSKVAWLPDTFGFCATLPQFLLSGGIEYFVTQKLRWNDTTEFPYSVFWWRSPDGSEIFSLMSPPIGEGIDPIKMSSYAFDWQKQTNLQDALWLPGVGDHGGGPTRDMLEVQQRWEKSPFFPRLEFTSTLNYLQQISDKLAEEPFPIPTWEDELYLEFHRGCYTTHADQKRFLRRTEGLLYQAELFASLATITTNAAYPKDELESAWKKVLFNQFHDILPGTSIPQVFVEANQAWQEVEQVGEEILAKSLSAIASSISLPPPPQPDALPVIVFNSLNWQRSQVVTLNLPDSAQRWQICASVGEKMPVQLGEASTLLFLAKSIPGLGYRVFWLCKKDDFSLNQQQEGYFSSSIPGENATCQDTDSNSIKNWVLENQFLRVIVDGETGDLSSVFDRVNHREVINKSGGNQLQAFKDSGQYWDAWNIDPNYTENALPPTELKSIQWVERGLVQTRLRVVRQLGESEFCQDYLLEAESPVLKIVTTVDWQERHVLVKAAFPLTVTTDSATYEIPCGTIVRPTQPQTPQEKAKWEVSALRWADLGDNNYGVSLLNDCKYGYDAQPSELRLTLLRSATWPDPEADQGKHQFTYALYPHSGTWQSAHTVRRGYELNIPLQAIVLPSVNQQNSSLPAVGQFLDLQAENLILMALKQSEDNPQQWILRCYECHGEEAQMQLKSDLGLSISHPIDLLERPIDAAEVFPAEQSIRIQPWKIASFTLEDGKLRSYKKD, encoded by the coding sequence ATGACCGATTCCAAGACACCTTTTATATCTCAGCCTTGCAGCCGCCAGATTTCGGAAGCGATTGAAAAGCTGTATGCGCTGACTCAGGCGAATGTTAAACTCCATTGGCGTTACTGTACCGCAGATATCCCAGTTTCGGAAGCACTCGACGCTGAGTGGAATAATTGGCAAGTTGTCCAACCTAATGCTAAAGAACATATCGCTTGGAGTGGGGGAAGACAAGTTTTATGGCTTGCTCAACAATTCTTAATTCCCCAAGATTTGTCTGGTTTCCCTTTAACGGGTTTGGCGTTACGTCTGGTGCTGACTTGGTGGGCTGATTCTGCCCAAATCTTTGTTAATGGTAAGTTGGTGCAAGAGGGAGATTTATTTGATTGTTCTACACGGGTTCTACTCAGCCCCTCTGTTACTCCGGGTGAGGTAATTACGGTTGTCTTGCGGCTGGTAAGTCCGGGACATGATGATGGGGCGTTGGTAAATTCGCTTTGCGTGTATGAATCTACTTTGGAACCGGGTTTTGTCGCTTCTGAGTTAGCTGTATTACACCGCTATCTAGAAGAGGCACCGGAAAAACTTGAAATATTAGCCGCAGCTGTTTCCCAAATTGATTGGGAAGCATTACCAGATGGTCAGAAGTTTATGCGATCGCTTTCTACTCTTCGTGAAAATCTGCTGCATTGGACAAGAGGGATTAACCGCAGAGGCACAGAGAGCGCAGAGGGAAGAGAAGCAGTAATCTGTTTGGTTGGTCATGCTCATTTGGATTTAGCTTGGCTATGGCCTGTTGGTGAAACTTGGGTTGCTGCCCAACGCACTTTTGAATCTGTTCTTGGGTTACAGCAGGAGTTCCCTAATCTGACGTTTTGCCATTCTACGCCAGCGCTTTATGGCTGGATTGAGCAGCATCGCCCTGATTTATTTTCTGCTATTCAACAACAGGTTGCTGCTGGACGTTGGGAAGTTGTCGGCGGAATGTGGGTGGAACCTGAGCTTAATTTAATTAGTGGGGAGTCGATTGTTCGTCAGTTACTTTACGGTCAGCGTTACGTCCAAGAAAAATTTGGTCAGGTGAGTAAGGTCGCTTGGTTGCCAGATACTTTTGGCTTTTGTGCGACTCTCCCGCAGTTTCTTTTATCTGGCGGCATTGAATATTTTGTCACCCAGAAGTTGCGCTGGAACGACACTACAGAATTTCCCTATAGTGTTTTTTGGTGGCGATCGCCTGATGGGTCGGAGATTTTTAGTCTGATGTCTCCCCCCATCGGTGAAGGTATCGACCCGATAAAGATGTCATCCTACGCCTTTGATTGGCAAAAACAAACTAATCTGCAAGATGCTCTTTGGCTTCCTGGTGTTGGCGATCACGGCGGCGGCCCCACCCGCGATATGTTAGAAGTCCAACAGCGTTGGGAAAAGTCTCCCTTTTTCCCCCGCCTCGAATTTACCTCTACTCTCAACTATTTACAGCAAATTAGCGATAAGTTAGCAGAGGAGCCATTCCCAATTCCTACCTGGGAAGACGAACTTTACCTAGAATTCCATCGCGGCTGCTACACTACGCACGCTGACCAAAAGCGCTTTCTACGTCGCACTGAAGGTTTGTTGTACCAAGCCGAACTCTTCGCCTCTCTCGCAACTATCACTACAAATGCGGCTTATCCCAAAGATGAGTTAGAATCCGCCTGGAAAAAAGTCCTATTCAACCAATTTCACGATATTCTGCCGGGAACTTCGATTCCTCAAGTCTTTGTGGAGGCAAACCAAGCTTGGCAGGAAGTAGAACAGGTGGGTGAGGAAATATTGGCGAAATCTTTGAGTGCGATCGCTTCCTCTATCTCTCTTCCTCCACCACCGCAACCCGACGCTTTACCTGTTATTGTCTTCAATTCCCTTAACTGGCAACGATCTCAGGTCGTTACCCTCAACTTACCAGATTCTGCACAAAGGTGGCAAATTTGTGCATCGGTTGGGGAAAAAATGCCTGTTCAACTCGGTGAGGCATCAACTCTACTGTTTCTTGCCAAAAGTATCCCCGGCTTGGGTTATCGCGTTTTTTGGCTATGTAAAAAAGACGATTTTTCCCTAAATCAGCAACAAGAAGGGTATTTTAGCAGTAGCATACCGGGAGAAAATGCCACCTGTCAAGATACTGATAGTAATAGCATAAAAAATTGGGTTTTAGAAAATCAGTTTTTGCGGGTAATTGTGGACGGTGAGACAGGGGATTTAAGCAGCGTTTTCGACAGAGTTAATCATAGAGAAGTTATAAATAAATCCGGCGGAAATCAACTACAAGCATTCAAAGATAGCGGACAATATTGGGATGCTTGGAACATAGATCCCAACTATACCGAAAATGCCTTACCTCCAACCGAGTTAAAATCTATTCAGTGGGTAGAACGAGGATTAGTGCAAACTCGTCTGCGCGTCGTGAGGCAGTTGGGTGAATCGGAATTTTGCCAAGATTACCTGCTGGAAGCTGAATCGCCAGTGCTGAAAATTGTCACTACTGTAGATTGGCAAGAACGTCACGTATTAGTAAAAGCTGCTTTCCCGCTTACCGTGACGACAGATTCAGCGACATACGAAATTCCCTGCGGTACTATTGTCCGTCCCACCCAACCACAAACACCTCAAGAAAAAGCAAAATGGGAAGTCAGCGCATTGCGTTGGGCTGACCTGGGCGACAATAACTACGGTGTCAGCTTGCTAAATGATTGTAAATACGGTTACGATGCTCAACCTTCAGAATTACGCCTAACATTATTACGCAGTGCTACTTGGCCTGACCCAGAAGCAGACCAAGGCAAGCATCAATTTACTTATGCTCTATATCCTCATTCCGGCACTTGGCAGTCCGCCCATACAGTGCGACGCGGCTATGAGCTAAATATACCTTTGCAAGCGATAGTGTTGCCATCAGTAAATCAACAAAATTCGTCTTTACCTGCTGTTGGTCAATTTTTAGATTTACAAGCTGAAAATTTGATTTTGATGGCGTTGAAACAGTCAGAAGATAATCCGCAACAATGGATTTTGCGGTGCTACGAATGTCACGGAGAAGAGGCACAGATGCAACTTAAAAGCGATTTGGGATTATCAATATCGCATCCTATTGATTTATTAGAGCGTCCCATTGATGCAGCTGAAGTGTTTCCCGCCGAGCAATCTATCAGAATCCAGCCTTGGAAAATTGCTAGTTTTACCCTTGAGGATGGGAAACTTAGGAGTTACAAGAAGGATTAA
- a CDS encoding tetratricopeptide repeat-containing protein, with protein sequence MNEKHLEAYLKIIQALLNCDRGKEREVLQINSGLIDAGLIKTMAGVAAMLLERGDTEAAEWLQNVAAPLVGEMVNFSPVASQAYLNFLTRLLQATSDSNGDPYVVYPLLQGNLEKLDRKFAQILQQWAMATLLQLKSKEAPLFAATLGTLSNMMAQFPLGDRESNLEIAIALYEIVVKIFTRDHPLEWATTQNNLGNAYRNRNEGDGTLNLEKAIAAYKAALEVYTRDAFPEDWAMVQNNLGNAYRDRIQGDKAQNLTIAIAAYKDALQVYTREAFPEKSATIQNNMAVACEHMIENHREKNLENG encoded by the coding sequence ATGAACGAAAAGCACCTCGAAGCTTATCTCAAGATTATTCAAGCGCTACTCAATTGCGATCGCGGCAAAGAAAGAGAGGTTTTGCAGATTAATTCAGGGCTAATCGATGCTGGGTTAATCAAGACGATGGCAGGAGTAGCCGCAATGCTTTTAGAACGGGGCGATACAGAAGCCGCCGAGTGGTTGCAAAATGTTGCAGCCCCGTTAGTCGGTGAAATGGTCAACTTTTCACCAGTAGCTTCCCAAGCGTATCTGAATTTCTTAACCCGACTTTTGCAGGCAACCTCGGATAGCAATGGCGACCCGTATGTAGTGTATCCACTGCTACAAGGCAATCTGGAAAAATTGGATCGGAAATTTGCCCAAATCTTGCAGCAGTGGGCAATGGCAACTTTGCTGCAACTAAAGTCAAAAGAAGCACCATTATTTGCTGCCACCCTAGGTACTTTGAGTAACATGATGGCGCAGTTCCCCTTAGGGGATAGAGAAAGCAACTTGGAAATTGCGATCGCTCTTTACGAAATAGTTGTTAAAATTTTTACTCGCGATCATCCCCTAGAGTGGGCGACGACGCAAAACAATCTCGGCAATGCGTACCGCAACAGGAATGAGGGCGATGGCACTCTTAATTTAGAAAAAGCGATCGCTGCTTACAAAGCGGCGTTGGAAGTTTATACCCGCGATGCCTTTCCGGAAGATTGGGCGATGGTGCAAAATAATCTCGGCAATGCCTACCGCGATCGGATTCAGGGCGACAAAGCCCAAAATTTAACAATAGCGATCGCTGCCTACAAAGACGCATTACAAGTTTACACCCGCGAAGCCTTTCCCGAAAAATCGGCAACGATCCAAAATAATATGGCAGTTGCCTGCGAACATATGATAGAGAACCACCGAGAAAAGAATCTGGAAAATGGGTAG
- a CDS encoding DUF4335 domain-containing protein: MVLRRYTPPTCTLEIKAKNSPLSRWAGQPVLKHLRFELSFDDPRQPEDKRVTIQGDRADLEALYEGVTSYVQNFLQQSSFEPPATKIQTAAAQEEPASGVPVTTLQNPDVVPIGSYPRTLTPYLQPRGLLSHDLFLGQMATEETGPVVTLSVLQLFDLATALDEYATELVALPSLKRHKLLSNPPAWSRTAAIFLLGVGLTAVMVKLLESQNAVVQTASTPQATPTTTAQLPNTAQSPLVTPTPFQGGAPTPPPLISASPTPSLSPSPGALSSSPIVVSPSPLTAPAPLTALPPPPRNISPPSFSTLPQARTSAPAPPQEPLFPPAAPGNRQQLPVLKAPPEPAVKPTLSPDRFQPIPSQSGVSAPIVPSQTGNSGGESASGSPSNASVPVTPPPLPDLPLLNPGSASSNDAPAQVATRGVAPPAGRRELASNNRSATNDGRLFDTIPQVAQIREYLQQRWKPPADLKQTLQYYLQLNPDGSIERIRPLGEASVRYIDNTGMPAPGKPFVSAIESDRNAQIRVVLSPDGKVETFLEP, encoded by the coding sequence ATGGTTTTGAGACGCTATACTCCCCCCACCTGTACGCTGGAAATAAAGGCGAAAAACTCGCCCCTGTCCCGCTGGGCAGGACAACCAGTGCTGAAACATCTACGATTTGAGCTGAGCTTTGACGATCCGCGCCAGCCAGAAGATAAACGAGTGACAATTCAGGGCGATCGCGCTGATCTGGAAGCCTTGTATGAAGGCGTTACTAGCTACGTGCAGAACTTCCTCCAGCAGTCTTCTTTCGAGCCTCCGGCGACGAAGATTCAGACAGCCGCAGCCCAAGAAGAACCAGCATCAGGCGTCCCAGTTACAACACTGCAAAACCCAGATGTTGTCCCCATAGGATCGTACCCTCGCACCTTAACCCCCTATTTGCAACCGAGAGGTTTACTTTCCCACGACCTGTTTTTAGGGCAGATGGCAACAGAAGAAACAGGGCCAGTCGTTACCCTGAGCGTGTTGCAATTATTCGACTTAGCGACAGCCTTAGATGAATACGCGACTGAACTTGTCGCTTTGCCGAGCCTCAAGCGCCACAAATTGCTTTCTAACCCCCCCGCTTGGAGTCGGACAGCGGCAATTTTTCTGCTGGGAGTGGGTTTGACAGCAGTTATGGTAAAACTACTGGAATCACAGAATGCGGTAGTGCAAACTGCATCCACACCTCAAGCTACACCCACAACCACCGCTCAACTGCCAAACACAGCGCAGTCGCCGCTAGTAACGCCAACACCCTTCCAAGGAGGAGCGCCAACGCCGCCGCCGTTGATTTCTGCGTCGCCCACGCCTTCCTTATCTCCCTCTCCAGGTGCGTTATCTTCTTCTCCCATAGTCGTTTCGCCGTCGCCTCTGACTGCACCTGCCCCTCTGACTGCGCTCCCCCCTCCCCCTAGAAACATTAGCCCCCCCTCTTTTAGTACACTTCCCCAAGCTCGAACCTCAGCCCCAGCCCCACCCCAAGAGCCACTTTTCCCACCCGCAGCCCCTGGCAATCGGCAACAGCTGCCAGTCCTGAAAGCACCTCCTGAGCCAGCAGTAAAACCAACTCTTAGTCCTGATAGGTTTCAGCCTATCCCCAGTCAAAGTGGTGTGAGTGCGCCCATAGTGCCGTCGCAGACTGGCAATTCTGGGGGTGAAAGCGCTTCAGGGTCGCCAAGTAACGCCAGTGTTCCGGTTACGCCTCCCCCACTTCCAGATCTTCCTTTACTTAATCCCGGTTCGGCATCTAGCAACGATGCTCCTGCTCAGGTGGCTACTCGCGGTGTTGCCCCACCTGCGGGAAGGCGCGAGCTGGCATCAAATAATAGGTCGGCTACCAATGATGGCAGGTTATTTGACACTATTCCTCAGGTAGCGCAAATCAGAGAATACCTTCAACAGCGCTGGAAGCCACCCGCAGATTTGAAACAAACTCTGCAATACTATCTGCAACTGAATCCGGATGGCTCAATTGAGCGCATTCGACCTTTAGGAGAAGCTTCAGTTAGGTATATTGACAACACGGGAATGCCTGCGCCAGGGAAACCGTTTGTTTCTGCTATTGAAAGCGATCGCAATGCCCAAATCCGTGTCGTTCTTAGTCCTGATGGCAAAGTGGAAACGTTTTTGGAGCCTTAA
- a CDS encoding DUF3038 domain-containing protein, with protein sequence MTSIVKTPASTPQWDDLPLPQQPNEIQLDNIKAQLDLVLLALEALANIGSEAILQAAAELNLESIVADRVALWRLRQSNPMRKSQGGRKKLDVEEARSLVLIICHLAKQHQELIRRAVALLEQLTEQNREPHQASLLGDYLDAFSNTYQERMDEGENVSTDSLTHLALKLLIDLLFYSSPNGHRRLWLALLDRAR encoded by the coding sequence ATGACCTCCATCGTGAAGACACCTGCATCAACCCCGCAGTGGGATGATTTGCCCCTTCCCCAACAGCCGAATGAAATTCAGTTGGACAACATCAAAGCTCAACTGGATTTAGTTTTATTGGCTTTGGAAGCATTGGCGAACATAGGTTCCGAGGCGATACTTCAGGCAGCAGCTGAACTGAATTTAGAGTCAATAGTGGCAGATCGGGTAGCTTTGTGGCGACTGCGACAATCTAACCCAATGCGGAAGAGCCAGGGAGGCCGGAAAAAGCTAGATGTAGAGGAAGCGCGATCGCTTGTTTTAATCATCTGCCATCTTGCCAAACAACACCAAGAGCTAATCCGTCGCGCTGTTGCCCTACTCGAACAGCTAACCGAGCAAAACCGCGAACCACATCAAGCATCGTTATTAGGAGACTATCTCGATGCCTTTAGTAACACATATCAAGAACGCATGGACGAAGGAGAAAACGTATCAACTGACTCCTTAACCCACCTGGCTTTAAAACTTCTGATTGATTTACTGTTTTACAGTAGCCCTAACGGTCATCGCCGCCTCTGGTTAGCACTTTTGGATCGCGCCCGCTAA
- a CDS encoding endonuclease MutS2: MIQSETLELLEWPRLCQHLSTFAATKLGAFAATHLQIPTAQSESLHLAAQTQEVYQLENRLRAGLTFDGISDIGDSLERAELQGLLAGEELLAIATTLAGVRRLRRIIDDQEDVPVLSELVADIRTYPELEQEINRCIDERGDVADRASAKLGGIRIQMRQLRDRIYQTLQGILQRQSNAVQEPTIKQRGDRFVISVKAPQKDAIPGIVHDTSSSGATLFIEPNAIVQLGNQMRQVRRQEQAEEEAIRQALTQQVAAVKPDLEQLLAVATTLDLATARARYSYWLEANPAKFIERDAGEPITLRQLRHPLLVWQQRHEQGSAVVPVDLLVHPQIRVVTITGPNTGGKTVTLKTLGLAALMAKVGLFVPAREPVELPWFDLVLADIGDEQSLEQSLSTFSGHIRRISRILKAISNTGTEEEQELAVPNPQSPIPNPQSPIPNPQSLILLDEVGAGTDPAEGSALAIALLKYLANTAQLTIATTHFGELKALKYEDERFENASVEFDDRTLSPTYRLLWGIPGRSNALTIARRLGLNPEIVEDAQSLVGGASEDINQVIAGLEAQRRSQETKAQEAQELLQQAERFYQEVSRKATNLQERERDLKLSQERAVAEALNQAKGEIAQVIRRLQQGNATAQDAQGATNALNQIAERYIPPSPPPKQKPGFNPKSGDRVRIPRLNQTAEVLTNPDEDGEFTVRFGLMKMTVKLEDIESLDGQKPEQLVKNKEQKQSQAKNQNPKSDSQTPTPSPKPVIRTSQNTIDIRGSRVADAEVVIEKAIAKAMESGCLWIIHGKGTGKLREGVHEFLKQHPQIESFSLAGTSEGGTGVTIAYIK; encoded by the coding sequence TTGATTCAATCTGAGACGCTCGAACTACTAGAATGGCCCCGCCTGTGCCAGCATCTGTCAACATTTGCGGCAACTAAGCTGGGAGCTTTCGCTGCAACCCATCTGCAAATCCCCACTGCTCAGTCTGAAAGTCTGCACCTCGCCGCCCAAACTCAGGAAGTCTACCAACTGGAAAATCGCTTGAGGGCTGGTTTGACATTTGATGGAATTAGTGACATAGGTGATTCTTTAGAAAGGGCGGAACTTCAGGGACTTTTGGCTGGGGAAGAGTTGCTGGCGATCGCAACAACTCTGGCGGGAGTGAGGCGACTGCGGCGCATTATCGACGATCAAGAAGATGTGCCAGTGTTAAGTGAGCTAGTCGCTGACATCCGCACCTATCCAGAACTAGAGCAGGAAATTAACCGCTGTATTGATGAGCGAGGAGACGTAGCAGATAGGGCCAGTGCCAAACTGGGTGGCATTCGCATCCAGATGCGGCAATTGCGCGATCGCATTTATCAGACATTGCAGGGAATTTTGCAGCGTCAAAGCAATGCAGTACAGGAACCGACTATAAAACAGCGGGGCGATCGCTTTGTGATTTCTGTCAAAGCACCCCAAAAAGATGCCATTCCCGGTATAGTCCACGACACCTCAAGCAGCGGTGCAACGCTGTTTATTGAACCAAATGCGATCGTGCAGCTGGGAAATCAAATGCGGCAGGTACGACGGCAAGAACAAGCTGAAGAAGAAGCCATTCGCCAAGCTTTAACTCAACAAGTGGCAGCAGTTAAGCCAGATTTAGAACAGTTATTGGCAGTGGCAACCACTTTAGATTTGGCAACAGCTAGAGCCAGATACAGTTATTGGTTAGAAGCAAATCCAGCCAAATTTATCGAACGTGATGCAGGCGAACCCATCACCCTGCGGCAGTTGCGTCATCCTCTGTTGGTGTGGCAGCAGCGACACGAACAAGGTAGCGCAGTTGTACCAGTGGATTTACTGGTTCATCCGCAAATTCGGGTAGTAACGATTACCGGGCCTAATACTGGCGGTAAAACTGTCACCTTGAAGACGCTGGGGTTAGCAGCACTGATGGCGAAGGTGGGGTTATTTGTGCCAGCCAGAGAGCCAGTAGAATTGCCCTGGTTTGACCTGGTTTTGGCTGATATTGGGGATGAACAGTCACTTGAGCAGAGTTTATCTACCTTTTCTGGTCATATTCGCCGCATTAGTCGGATTTTAAAAGCGATAAGTAATACAGGAACTGAGGAAGAACAAGAATTAGCTGTTCCCAATCCCCAATCCCCAATCCCCAATCCCCAATCCCCAATCCCCAATCCCCAATCCCTAATTCTGCTGGATGAAGTCGGTGCGGGTACAGATCCGGCGGAAGGAAGCGCATTAGCGATCGCTCTTTTAAAATATCTGGCAAATACCGCCCAACTGACTATCGCCACCACCCACTTTGGCGAACTCAAAGCGCTGAAATATGAAGACGAACGCTTTGAAAATGCCTCCGTAGAGTTTGACGATCGTACCCTCAGCCCTACATATCGGCTATTATGGGGAATTCCCGGACGTTCTAACGCCCTGACAATTGCCCGACGTTTGGGACTAAATCCGGAAATTGTCGAAGATGCTCAAAGTTTGGTGGGTGGTGCATCCGAAGACATCAACCAGGTGATTGCTGGACTTGAAGCACAACGCCGCAGCCAAGAAACCAAGGCGCAAGAAGCTCAAGAGTTGTTGCAACAAGCAGAACGTTTTTATCAAGAAGTTTCGCGAAAAGCAACAAATTTGCAAGAACGGGAGCGGGATTTAAAGCTTTCGCAAGAAAGAGCAGTAGCGGAAGCTCTAAATCAAGCCAAGGGAGAAATTGCCCAAGTAATTCGGCGTTTACAGCAAGGAAATGCTACCGCTCAAGATGCCCAAGGTGCAACCAATGCCTTAAATCAAATTGCCGAACGTTATATCCCACCATCGCCGCCACCCAAACAAAAACCAGGGTTTAATCCCAAAAGTGGCGATCGCGTCCGCATTCCTCGCTTAAATCAAACCGCCGAAGTGCTGACTAATCCAGACGAAGATGGAGAATTCACTGTCCGCTTCGGGTTAATGAAAATGACCGTGAAGCTGGAAGATATTGAATCTCTAGATGGTCAAAAACCGGAACAGCTAGTCAAGAACAAGGAACAAAAACAAAGTCAAGCCAAAAACCAAAATCCAAAATCTGATTCGCAAACCCCAACCCCCAGCCCGAAGCCAGTAATTCGCACTTCTCAAAATACTATCGATATTCGGGGTAGTCGAGTAGCTGATGCAGAAGTAGTTATAGAGAAAGCGATCGCTAAAGCAATGGAGTCTGGCTGCCTGTGGATAATACACGGCAAAGGAACCGGAAAATTACGAGAAGGAGTCCACGAATTCTTGAAACAGCACCCGCAAATCGAGAGTTTTTCTTTAGCTGGCACATCAGAAGGCGGCACAGGTGTCACAATTGCTTATATTAAATAG
- a CDS encoding OB-fold-containig protein, with translation MLFNPANLPYWIFLGMGVLLFLLVIVSGGGDSDVDADVDVDADAEGEFGGLEILGWLGIGKAPLILLLGTDFSLWGVIGWMLNVWVGSLTGGIPSRFFGLGGVVLLGSMAISLFLGGLISRPLGKIFASFGEDASSDRLIGCIGTVSSAFIPHQHRNKIGQVDVIDSARNLVTINATLPNWANVLPRRGEKVLVIERWEQYYLVVAKDSLDQEHWLENSRK, from the coding sequence ATGCTGTTCAACCCAGCTAACCTACCCTACTGGATCTTCCTAGGGATGGGAGTCCTTTTATTTCTATTGGTGATTGTTTCTGGTGGGGGAGACTCTGACGTAGATGCTGACGTAGATGTAGATGCTGACGCAGAGGGTGAATTTGGCGGATTGGAAATATTGGGATGGTTAGGCATTGGCAAAGCACCGCTAATTCTATTGTTAGGAACCGACTTTAGCCTCTGGGGTGTCATCGGCTGGATGCTCAATGTTTGGGTAGGTAGCCTCACTGGTGGAATTCCCAGCCGTTTTTTTGGATTAGGGGGAGTGGTGTTATTAGGTTCAATGGCAATTAGCTTATTTCTCGGAGGGCTGATTTCTCGACCTTTGGGGAAAATTTTTGCTTCCTTTGGGGAAGATGCCAGTAGCGATCGCTTGATTGGTTGCATTGGTACAGTGAGTTCTGCCTTTATCCCCCACCAGCACCGAAACAAAATTGGTCAAGTAGATGTAATTGATTCAGCGCGAAATCTCGTTACTATTAACGCCACTTTACCTAATTGGGCAAACGTTCTCCCGCGACGAGGAGAAAAAGTTTTAGTCATTGAACGTTGGGAACAATACTATTTAGTCGTCGCCAAAGATAGTTTGGATCAAGAACATTGGCTTGAAAATTCACGTAAGTAA